In bacterium, the genomic window GCGGCGATGAAATCATCGGGCGTGATCAGGAAGCGGCGCTCCTTGTTGTCTTCACGGCTGTTGACGATGGGATGCACTTCGTGGATCGTGCGTTCGCTGCCAACTTCGAGCCCGAACAGAAAGCCGCAGCACTCTTCGGGGTAGCTGGAACGGGCGTGCGCGGCGATAGCGTCGTATTGCCGTTGATGCAGATGAAGAATCGGACGGGACATCAGGCGTGGCCCTCCCACAGCGGCGTGGACAGATATTTCTCGGCGCCATCGGGGAAGATCGTCACGACGAGGCCCTGCTCGAGTGTGCGCGCGAGTTTCAACGCGGCAGCGCAGGACGCGCCGGCGGAGGTGCCGACGAGCAAGCCTTCTTCCGAGGCGAGGCGACGGCAATAGGTGTAGGCGTCTTCGGTCGCGATTTCAAGTTCGAGATCGGCAATGTTGCCGTCGTAGATTTCAGGCACGTGCACCGACGGCAGATGTTTCAAACCCTCGAGCCCGTGAAAGGGTGAATCCGGTTGGAAGCTGGCGATGTTGATGCGCGGATCGCGAGCCTTGAGGTAGCGGCTGACACCCGTGAATGTACCGGTGGTGCCGAGACCTGAGACAAAGTGTGTAATCGCGCCGTCCGTTTGCCGCCAGATTTCCGGACCGGTGCCGGTCAGGTGCGCATGCACGTTGGCGGGGTTGGCGTATTGATTCAGGTAGCAGTATTGCTCGGGGTATTTTGCGGCGAGTTCGCGGGCCACTACTTGCGCTCCATCGGTGGAGAGCAACGGGTCGGTGTAGATCAGTTCAGCGCCGTAGGCGTGGAGAATCTGCTTGCGTTCGCGGCTGGCATTTTCGGGCAGACAGAGCGTGACGCCAATGCCCAAGGCCGCGCCGAGCATGGCGAGCGCAATGCCGGTGTTGCCGCTGGTGGCTTCCAGGATGCGGGTGTGCTCGTGAATGCGCTGGTCCCGCAGTGCTGCGGACAGCATGGCCCAGGCCGCGCGATCCTTGATGGAACCGCCGGGATTTTTCCATTCAGCCTTGGCAAATACGCGCACGCCGGGAGCGAGATCGTCAGCAACGGCTGTGAGTTCAATTAAGGGCGTGTTGCCGATCATATGCACGAGCGGCGGTACGGACTGGCGGCGCGGTGCGCGCTGCGTATCGAGATAGAGGCGTTGGGCGGGCAGAGACATGGAGACGGTAACTTGTAGTTAGAATTTGTAGATTAGGGTTGAGCGAGCTACCGTACTCTATTGCGGCGTGCGCTTGCTGAAATACCAGTCGGTGTAGTGCTCGGCTTCGGTTTTGCGATGATCGGCGGCCTGCTGCGTTTGCGGCGCCGGAATAATGCAAGCCTCGCCGGGCTGCCAATTTTCGGGCGTGGCCAGCCCGTGTTTGTCAGTGGTTTGCAGCGCTTCGAGGATGCGCAGCACTTCGTCAATCGAACGGCCATTGGAGAGCGGGTAGTAGATCATGGTGCGGACGATGCCTTTGTCATCAATGATGAACACGGCCCGCACTGCGGAGGTGTCGGATGCTTCGGGATGGAGCATGCCGTAGGCGCGGGCCACGTCGCCCTTGAGATCGGCGATCAGCGGGAACGGCACCTTGACATCGAAGTTGTGCTCGATGCTGCGCACCCAGGCGATGTGCGAATAAATGGAGTCAATCGAGAGGCCGATGATCTGCGTGTTGCGCTGCACGAACTCGTCGTGTTTGCGCGCAAAGGCCAGAAACTCGGTGGTGCAGACGGGCGTGAAATCGGCCGGATGGCTGAACAGGACGACCCACTTGCCTTTGTAGTCGGCGAGTTTGATTTCACCGTGGGTGGACTTCGCGGTGAATTCGGGCGCGGGTGTGTTAATGCGGGGCAGCGCCACAGGCGCGATGCCGTTGGGGGTTCCGTTGGTGTTCATTTTGTCTGGGGCTATTCATGTGAAGGAAGTTGACGGCCACAAAAAAACCCCCTCGCCAGCGGCAAGGGGGTTTTGATCAGTCGTGTAGAGATTCCGCTATTTAGTCGCGGACGCGCACACCTGAACCACCCTCGCCATGGGAGCGGGTCTGACAACAACACAGACAGGTGGTCATTTTTTGGGTACGCATACTTACAAGATACGCTCGTTGAGGGGGGCAAGTCAAGGGTTGGGGTGAATATTTTTTATGAGAGGGTCTGCACTTCTCACACATTTCTAACAGAAACTTAACTAATTATATGAGTGAGGATTGTGTGTGAATTTGGTTAGCTCACACGCATGTAACAATAAAATAAGAAATTACGACCACCAAGAAGGTGAGGTCTTCGATGCGACAGTGTTTTAGGAATTGGTTTTCGGCATGGCCGGCGGGTCCGGTCCGCTTTTTCGTCCATGTGCTCCTCGGATTGACTTTGTTCGCACCGCTTGTAGCGCGGAGTGAGTCAGAATTGCCGATTTGGATTGTTAATACTAAACTTAGTGGCGATTTTCGGTATCGGCACGAAGGAATTGACCGGGAGTTGACGGACGCTCTTTACAGAAATCGGGTGCGCTATCGTATTGGGATCCAAAATCAGGTCAATGAACACGTCTTGGTTGGGATGAGGCTGGCGACAGGTCGGATGGACCCGCGCTCGACGAATCAGGACCTCGAGGACGGTCTGACTCCGAAGTTCATCTACCTGGATCGGGCTTATGGCGAGTTGACGGACGGCGGACATTGGTGGACGACCATGGGGCGGTTCGCCAATCCGATGACGGCAACGGACCTGCAGTGGGATGCAGATGTGGCGTTTGAGGGTGGTGTCGTACGATATAGTCGCGGCGAGGCGATCAAGACTACGGTGACGGCCGGCGGGATTTGGCTGGAGCCCTATCGCAATCAGCACGGCGCCGGCATCTGGGTTGGCCAGGCCACCTTGGCCGGGCAAGCGGGCGATGCCAAATGGACGGCCTCGGCGGGCGTCTACAGCTATGTGCTGGGGGCCATGGTTGACCCGGTGGCCAACGGCAACACGCTCTTAAACAATCGCTACCTGCGTGATTACGAAGTGTTCGATGTTGTGTTTTCGGCGACGCTGCCGGGGATGATGAAGTCGAAATGGACGGTGACTCTCAATCCGCTTTTGAATACGGCGACATCGGAGAAGAACACCGGCTGGTTGGCGTCGGTGAATTGGAAGGGCAAGGTCCTGGAACGGTCGGCCTCGTGGAGCTATGACTATCGTACTTTGGAGGCCGACGCGGTCATCGGTTCGTTTGTGGATAGTGATGTAGCGGGCGGGCGGACGGATCAGCGCAGTCATCGTCTTTCAGCAGAGATGGGTGTGATCGAAGGTTTTTCGTTGGGCGGCGCGGCGATTTTCAGCACGCTGAGTTCGCAGGGCGACGGGGATTGGTACCAGCGGTGGATGCTTGACGGACAGATCAAGTTCTAATTAATTCAAAGAACGAGGTGAGATTGGCTCTTGATGAGGATTTCCTCACGGAAACCTAACAAACAATCGCTACTCTCACATTCCACGTATCATAGGAGAATCCATGCGTTTCGCAATTCGTTACGGCCTGTTGTTGGCCGGACTCAGTTTGATGTTGGTGGCGGTAGGCTGCGGGAAGAAGACCGACGTGCCCGCTGAGAAGACCTCGATTGATATCAAGGGCTCGGACACGATGGTGAACCTGATGTCGGCCTTGGCTGAAGAATTCATGAAGGCGAATCCCGGCAAGCAGGTGGCCGTCACGGGCGGCGGCAGCGGCACGGGGATCGCCGCGATGCTGAACGGAACAACGGACATTTGCGCGTCGTCGCGCGCGTTGACCGACAAAGAGCGTGATCTGGCGAAGCAGAAGCAAATGGCGCCGGTTGAGGTGGTCATCGGCATGGACGGTTTGGCGGTGTTCGTGAATCCGGCCAACAAGGTGGACACGCTTTCGCTCGAACAGGTTAAGAACATTTTCCAAGGCCAGGTGAAGGACTGGAAAGACGTGGGCGGCGCGCCGGGACCGATCGTGGCGCACTCGCGTGAGAGCAATTCGGGGACGTATGTCTATTTCAAGGAGCATGTGCTGAACAAAGGCGACTTTGCGACGGACGTGCGCCTGATGACTTCGACGGCGGCGCTGGTGCAGGAACTCTCCACGAACTTGGGCGGCATCGGCTACGGCGGCGAAGCGTATGGCAAAGACGGCAAGGTGAAATCGCTGTACATTCGCAAGGATGCGGCGTCGCCGGCCTACCCGCCGCAGGAAGACCTCGTGCGCGGCGGCCAGTATCCGATTTCGCGTCCGCTGTTTCTGTACACCACGGGCTCGACGGCCGGTTTGACACAGCAGTTCATTGACTTCTGCAATTCGCCGAAGGGTCAGACGATCGTGCGCGAAGTCGGTTATGTTCCGCTGAAGGGCTAATTGGTGAAATTGCCCCGGCAATACTGGAAGGCGCGGATCATCCGCTACGTCTTTATGACCAGCGCGGCGATGAGTATTGTCATCGTCGCGCTGGTGTTCCTATTTCTGGGGCGAGAGAGTTGGCCGTTCATCCAGACGCACGGGATCGGGCAGATATTCAACGAGATCTGGCGGCCCGTGTCGTTTGAAGATGAGCAGTTCGGGATGTTGTCGCTGATCACGGGTTCGCTGCTGGTGACGCTGTTGGCTACAGTGATTGCGGTGCCGTTTGGGGTGATCAGCGCGATCTACATTGCGGAAATGGCATCACCGGTTGAGCGTGAGATCTGGAAACCGGTGATCGAGATGCTGGCGGGCATTCCCTCGGTGGTGTTGGGGTTCTTCGGGTTAGTGGTCGTCGCGCCCATGGTCAAACAGGTGTTTCATCTCTCGTCGGGTTTGAACGCGTTGACGGGCGCGCTGTTGTTGGCGCTCATGGCGATTCCGACGATCATCACGATTTCGGAAGACGCGATTCGGAATGTGCCGCGTTCATACAAAGAAGCGTCGTTTTCCCTCGGCGCGTCGAAGTTGCAGACGATTTGGAAGGTGACCGTTCCGGCGGCGCTGTCGGGAATTGTCGCGGCGGTTATGCTGGGGCTGGGTCGCGTGGTGGGAGAGACGATGGCGGTGATGATGGTGACGGGCAATGCCGCGATCGTCACGTTTGATCCCACGGAATCGGTGCGCACGATGACGGCGACGGTGGCGGCGGAGATGGGTGAAGTGCCGTTTGGCAGCGATCATTATCACGCGCTGTTTGTCATTGGTGTTGTGCTGCTGATTATGACCTTCTCCCTGAATATGGTGGCGCAGCGGGTGCTAAAAAAGTATCGGATCGGCTGATGTCCAAGCATTTGTTCAGAGATGAGGCGCGGGTGATTGACTCCCGTTTATGCTCCCGGAAGACCGCGAGTTTGCGATGAGTATGAAGCCGCGCAATATGTCGGAACGAATCGTATACTACTCCATGTTTGGAGTGACGTATGCAATACTTCTGGTGGTTGTGTATATCATTGCGGATGTGGTGGTGGGCGGCTGGCCGGTGCTGTCATGGGAATTTCTGACGGACACGCCGCGCAAGAGCGGCGCGGAGGGCGGCATCTGGCCGGTGATCGTGGGGACGCTTTATCTTGTGTTGGGTACGGTGGCGCTGGCGATGCCGTTGGGGATGGCGGGCGCGATATATTTAAGTGAGTATGCGACTCAGGGGCGGCTTACGCGCATGATCCGAGTTGCGATTGTGACACTGGCGGGCATCCCGTCGGTCGTTCTGGGGTTGTTTGGCTTAGGATTGTTTGTAATATTCTTGGGCTTTGGCGCTTCAATTCTGGCGGGCAGCATGACGTTAGCGTGCATGATTCTGCCGACGATTATTGTGGCCAGTGAAGAAGCTCTGCGGGCGGTGCCGCAGTCGTTTCGCGAAGGCAGTCTGGCGCTGGGGGCCACGAAGTGGGAGACGATCCGGCGCAACGTGCTGCCGTATGCGGTGCCGGGGATGATGACGGGTTCGATCTTAGGCGTGGGCCGCGCGGCGGGCGAGACGGCGCCGATTCTGTTGACGGCGGCGGCGTTCTTCCTTCCCTCGCTGCCGCAGTCGGTGTTTGATCAGTGCATGGCGTTGCCCTATCACCTGTATATTCTGGCGACGCAGTTGCCGGACGTAGAGAAGGCTCGGCCGATGCAGTACGGAACGGCGCTGGTGTTGATTGCAGTGGTTTTGAGTTTCAACTTGACGGCCATTATCATTCGTTCGTATTTTCGCCGGAAGTATCGCTGGTAATGACGCACAACAATCCATTTCATATCGAAGCGCGCAAGCTCGATTTTTATTACGGCGCCACGCAGGCGCTCTTCGACGTTACGATTCAGTTGAAGCGCAGCAAGGTGACGGCGTTCATCGGGCCGTCGGGCTGCGGGAAGTCCACGTTTTTGCGCACGCTCAACCGGATGAACGACATCATAGACGGGACGCGGTTGACGGGGCAGGTTCTGGTGGACGGCGTGGACATCTACACGGGCACGTCGAACGTGATGGATTTGCGGCGCAAGGTGGGGATGGTGTTCCAGAAGTCGAACCCGTTTCCGAAGGCGATCTTTGAGAACGTCGCGTACGGACCGCGGATCCACGGAGAGACCAACAAGCGCAAGCTCGAGGAGATCGTGGAACAGAGTTTGCGGCGTTCGGGCTTATGGGAAGAGGTTAAGGATCGTCTGCAACAGAGCGCAATGGGGTTGTCGGGCGGCCAGCAGCAGCGGTTATGTATCGCGCGGGCGTTGGCGGTGGATCCGGACGTGCTGCTGATGGACGAACCGGCCTCGGCGCTGGATCCGCGCTCGACCGCGCGCATTGAAGACTTGATCGGCGAGCTGCGCGGGGAGTATACGATTGTGATTGTGACTCACAACATGCAGCAGGCGGCGCGCGTTTCGGACGATACAGCGTTCTTTTATGAAGGGCAATTGATTGAAGTGGGCCCGACGAAACAGATTTTTACGAATCCGACTGAAAAGCAGACGGAAGACTATATTACGGGGCGGTTCGGTTAGCGTCGGCGGGCGGCGTCGGAAGAATTCGGAATCGGATGCGCCGGCTCGAAGCGACGCGGGAACATGAAAACGAGGATCTACTATGCCGGCACATTTGCGGCGCGACTTGGATCGGTTGAAGCGCAAGATACTGTCATTTGGGGCGGCGGTCGAGGAGAACGCGCAGTTGGCGATGGCGTCGCTGCGGAATATTGACTCGACTCTGGCGCAGCGGGTGATAGACCGCGACGAGGACATCAACCGCGAAGAGGTTGAGATTGAGGACGAGTGTCTGAAGATCCTTGCGCTGCATCAGCCGGTGGCGGTGGACCTGCGCTACGTGATCACTGTCTTGAAGATCAACAGCGATTTGGAGCGCATTGCAGATTTTTCGGTGAACGTGGCCAAGCGCGCGCGGACGCTGGCGCAGCAGCCGCCGGTGCCGCTGCCCAAGGAGTTGAACAGCATCGCCGAGAAGTCCATTTCGATGGTGAAGGCGGCGTTGGACAGTTTGGTGGAGCAGGATGTTTCGCGGGCGCGCGCGGTGTGTATCGCCGACGATTCGGTGGATGAGCTGCAGCGGTTGTTGTATGACGTAATCCTCGCGGAGATCAAGAAGTCACCGGAGTTCGCGGCGCAATGGCTGCAGCTATTCTCGACCGTGCGCTACTTTGAGCGGATCGGCGATTTGGCGACGAACATCGCCGAAGACGTGATCTATCTTGTTGAGGGCGAAGTGGTGCGGCACAAGGACCTGGGGACCTGAGCCAAAGTCATGAAACGAAAAGCCGAGGCGCTGGCCTCGGCTTTTTTTGTGAGTCGCGGAAAAGCCAGCGGCGGCCCCTGATGGGGGCCGCCGCTGCTTGTTTCAACGACTACGGAATCGTGTTACGGCTGCGCGGGGCAGTCGGCCACGACGACGTAGAATTTCGGCGCACCAACCGGCGGCAGACCCACGAAGCCGGCCGGGGCATTCCAGATGTTCGGACCAGCGAGGAGGCCCGGCAGGGTCGCTTCGATGGTGAAGTCGGCATCAGCGCCGCTGTCGGGGTTGCCGTCATTGCCCGGATTGGTCGTCGAGTACACGATGTAATCTTCGTCCTGCGGGGCGGTGAAGTGCAACTGGACATGGTCAGGCTGGCTGCCCACGGTCGTGATGTAGACGCGGAGGTCCACGATCGGGTCACACGGGGCGGGCGGTGCTTCAAGTTCGAGGCAGACGCCGACGATGTAACCCTGGTCGAGGCTAGCGTTGTCGCTGACGGTCAGGATCCAGTTGCCCACCGGGTTTTCGCCGTCGAACGCCGACAGCAGCTGCTCGGGAATGTAGGAACCGGTGAACGGAGCGGTACCGGCGCCAATGGCCGTGGCAGCTTCGTCATCAAAGACCGTACAGAGGTAGTTTTCGAGGCTCGAACCGCGACGATTCGAGAGGGTGTCAATGGTACCCAAGGGCGACGTCAACGTGATGATGAGGTCACCGTCAAAGGTATGCAGCAGGTCGAGGCGGACGTTCAGATCGGTGACCGGGTTGGTCGCCGTCACATTGATGGTCACGGAGACGCTGGCGTTATCCACGATCGGATAGGTCGTCGCATCCGCTGCGATGGTCGAGTAGACGTTTTCCTGACCGACGCAATTGCAGGTGCAATAGGTGCTCGGGCAAGCCTCGGCGCAAGTGCCGCCGTCCGTCCATGTACCACCGAGAGTCGTGCACTCGGTCTGGAAGACCTGGTCCACGCACTGAACGTCACAGAAGCTGCCGCCGGTGTAGCAGCAACGGCCGAGCGTCGGGCACGGGGTGGTGCAATCGAGGGCGTCATTCCACGAGCCGCCGAGGAGCGTGCATTCGGCCTGGAGGTTTTCGACACAGGCCACCACACCGCCATCCAAGTAGCAGCAACGGCCCAGCGGCGTGCATTCGATCGCGCCAGTGCAGGGGATGCCGTCATCCGAGATGGTCAACGCGTAGTTACCGGAGTTCCCCGTGGTACCGAACGAAGTCACAAGAACAAGGTAGCTATTGCCAGCGGCGGAGCACCACGTGACCGTGGAGGCGGTGCCGCAGAATACAACCGTCGTCGTCGCCGCCAACACAAACTAAGCCGTCGCAGCTGCCGCAGAAGACGAACAACTCCGAGTCGTAGTTTGTAATGGGATCACACATCGAGGCGGTCATGGTGTTGCCGGTTCCGACCACGGTGTACCAGACACCATTCGACGTCGTTGAGTATCCCGAGCCACAAGTGGGAATACCGGTTTCAGGCGTGCTGCCCGCGAGCGTACCGGCCACGGACTGGCCAACTGTCACGAGCACGGCATTGGCGCAGAGGTCGGCGCCTTGCAGAATCACCGGGCAGGCGCTCGTGGCACAATCCAGAGCGTCATTCCACGAACCGGCGAGGGCATTACACTCGAGCACGGTGTTGTCCGTACAGAGGGTCGTGCCGTTGTCGTCGTAGCAGCAGCGGCCGATTTCGCACGGGGTGGTGGCGCAATCAAGTGCGTCAACCCACGTACCGCCGAGGAAGGTACATTCGAGCTGAATGACATCGGCACAGGCGGCGACGCCATTGTCAAGGTAGCAGCAGCGGCCCACGGCGCACGGGGTCGTGGCGCAATCCGCGGCGTCCGTCCACGTACCGGCAAGGGCGTTGCACTCCAAGAGGGTGTTATCTTCGCACGCGCCAGCGCCACCGAGGAGGTAGCAGCAGCGGCCGATTTCGCACGGGGTCGTGGCGCAGGAGAGCGCGTCATTCCACGTGCCGCCCAAAGCCGCACATTCAGCCGAGAGGTTGTCCACGCACTGCGGATCGCCATTGACATCGAGGTAGCAGCAGCGACCCGTCGGATTGCAGTCAATCGGGTTCGCGCACGTCGTACCGTTGTCGGAGATGAACAGGCTGTAGCTGCCCGCGTTACCAGTCGTGCTGAACGAGGTGGCTAGGACATAGTAGGTCGTACCGGAGACCGAGCACCACGAGAAGATCGAGGCGGCTTCGGGAGCCGGGGAAGTGCAGCCGTCGTCATCGCCGCCGATGCAGGTCAGACCGGCGCAGCTGCCGCAGAAGACAAAGACTTCAGAGTCGTAGTTGGTACCCGCATCACACATATTGGCCGTCATCGTGTTGCCCGTACCAACGACCGTATACCAGCGGCCGTTCGAGGTCGAGTTGTAGCCCGAGCCGCAAGCCGGGAGGCCGGTTTCCGGCGTGGAGCCCACGAGGCTGCCATTGACCTGCTGACCGACGTTCAGCGCAACGGCGTCAGCGCAGAGGTCGCCGCCGTTGAGGATAATCGGGCACGGATTCGCGGCACAGGTCTTGGTGGTGTCAAACAGACCGGCGACGGTCGTACAGTAGGCCGCCGTCGTGTCCAAACAGCTATTGCCGTTATTGTAACAGCAACGGCCCTCATAGACGATGACGTTGACGCGGAGCGTGTCGTTGCTCCGATCGGTGTCAGTCAGGAGGTCGGAATAGAAGGTCAGGCTGTAGGAACCGGGGACGGACGGGGCCGTTTCGGTACCGGTGAAGTCATGATCTTCGGTAGCGAACTGAGCAAGCGACGCGGTGTTTTCGGACACCACAGGGCCGCCGTTGAAGGTGTACTTGACCGGCGAGGACTGCGTGGCCGTACCGGCGTTGCGGAAGCGGGCGACAACGTTAAATGCAGCGCCTGCTTCAACACGGTAGGGGCTGACCGGAGCAACCACTGCCGACGTCGAGAAGTCGTTGACCGCAAACGGTGACGTGTAGAACCACACGGCGCGGTTCTGAATCGTGTCCTGCGCGGCGTTGCCGAGGGTGTTACAGCTATAGATCAGGAAGTTGTTGTTGGGAGCGGTGCTGCCCTGCTGAATAGCGATCGTAGCGGACGGCAGGTTGGCGGCGGTACGGGCGAGATCCAGGTACTGGAACTTGATCTTGCCATCGGAGTACAGAATCGCCTGATAGGAGTAGGCATAGCCGGCGGCGCCGCTAAAGCGGCCAACGGAGTCCCACTGAATGATGACGCGGTCGCCTTCGTCCTTGTACCACACTGAGCCGGAGTCGGAGGCATACACGCCGCCAAGTCCACCGGTCTGCGTGTGCTGATCATCCCAGAACGGGAAGATTGCGCCGGTGCTGAACGCCACGTCGGTATTGGGCAGCGTGCAGGAATTGGAGAAGTTCAAACTCGCCGTCGGAGCCATACCAATGGCACCGTTGGCGGACGGATAGACGGTCGTGCGGTTGACGCCATAGAAGGGGAAGTTGAAGGACAGCGTCAGGGTGTCGTCGGTGTCGTCAGCGTTACGGATGTCCACCAGTTCGACCGCGCCGGGCGCGCCGACGATGTCAATCCAGGCGAAGGTAGCGGTATCGCCGCCGGTGTTGTCAACGTAGCGGTAGCCAAAACCGTCGGGGCCGCCAGCGGCGTCAATGGCGCCACCTTCTTCGTAGCGGCCTTCGTCAAGCATGCCGCTGTCGTAGAGGTCTTGCTTCTCGGCGGGGGTCAGGTCAGCGCCACTTTCGTAGCGATCCCAGAGCATGCGATAGTAGTTGACCATCGCGTCGTTTTCGTTGCCGGTGCGCTGGGCCGCGTAGTAGGCGTTGTCCTTGACCGGGTCAGGAATGACGACGGCTTCGGCAGCGGCCACGGGGGCGGCAGGCGCCACGGTTTCGACGGGAGCCGAGACTCCGGCCTGCTCATTCAGCTGCGCCAGAGCCTCAACATAGGCGGCGCGCTTTTGGAGCAGTTCGTCGGTTGCTCCGTACTTCGCGATGCGCTGTTCGACATCCTGGAGGGCGAGCTGGACGTTCTCCAGGCTTTGCACAGATTTACGTCCTTGCTCGGTCGCGATCGCCAGGTAGGCGGCGCCGAGCAGGATACATGTCATCACAGTCAGCGATAACCACTTCTTCATGCGTTTTACCTCAGATTTTGGGGTGGATTCCCCGGGAGTATTCGCTCCGCAGTGTTAGCCGCGGAGGTATTGTGAAAGAAAAAGACCGATGGATTAGACCGTTCAAGAATATACAGCATCAATGGAACGGAGTAAAGTCAGAAAATGGGGCAGGAAAATTTTCGTTTCCGTCAAAATACGTCAAAATACGCGGCGGCCCGTGCATAACTGCACGGGCCGCCGAGATTTAGGTCATAGTGACTGGTTTAGGGTCACCGTGTCGAAGAGGTTACTCGGTAATGTCGAGCGTGTAGTTACCGCACGCGCTGCCGTAGCCGTCCACGATGATATAGTACGTGTTACCACCAGTGACCGCGACTCCTGTCAATTCGGAGACGAAGCCCGGGCAGAAGTCATCGTTGCAAGCGTACGGCAAGCCCGGGGTCACGGCGTTCTCGTAGATGTAGAGCTTGGTATCGTAGTCGCTACCCGCGCACATCGACAAGTTGATCACCGAGTTGGCACCAGGGGTGTAGGCAAAGACGACGTCCGGCGACAACGAGCCGCTGTAGGGGCAGGTTTCGTCATAGTCGTTCACATTCGAACAGGTGTTGCCAGTGGCCGAGTAAGGCAGGGCGCCAATGACGAACGGATCGTTAACAGTCTCACCACCGGTGAGCGGGCACGGGTCAGCGCAGGTCAGGAATTGATCCCACGTACCGGCGAGGTTAGCACACTCGGCAGCCGTAACGTCGGCGCAGAGGTCTTCGTAGCAGCAACGACCGGTCGGCTCCACAAACGGCTCACAGACGGCCGTCACGACGTAGAAGGTCGGGCCGCCAACCGGGGGCAGACCAGCGAAGCCAGCGGGAGCCTGCCACGAGGTCGGGCCAGCCGGGACGCCAAGGATGGTGGCAACGAGGGTGAAGTCGGCGTCGGCGCCGTCATCGGGGTTACCGTCGTTCATCGGGTTCGTCGTCGCCCAGACCTTGTAGTCGTCGGTCTGCGGGGCAGTCCAGAACAGCTGAACGTTCGTGGGCTGCGACGCGGCGGTTTCAATGAAGATCGTGAGGTCCACGACCGGATCACACGGGGCAATCACGCACGGGCCGAAGTCGTAGATGGTCAGGTCGTAGATACCGTTCCAGCTCGCGCCGAAGTGACCGGCACGGATGTAGTAGGTGCCCGGGCCAAACGAGTCGGCGATCATCGAACCATAGTTCGCGACCGGACGCAGGACCGGCGGCAGCCACGGCAGGAGGTCGAGGTCGCCGTTGCAGCCCCAGTCGTCGTTACACGCATCCGCAACACCACAGCATTCGCCATCCGGGTAGACCGCAAGAGCCGGGTCGCAGGCAAACGCGCTCGGGCCGTCACCGACGATTGCCAACAGGCGGCACTCGGTCAGGGTGAAGGTGTAGAACTGGTCAATGCTGGTCGAACCGCTAAACGTGCAGAGGTCGCCACAGACCGGTCCAGCACAGGTGAAGGTCGCACCTTCAGCGCCGGACGCTGTCGTCACGCTGCCGTTGTTCACGGTGACGATGACTTCGGCGTTTTCGCAATCGTCATTGTCCACGGGGACCGGGCAAGGACCGGCGGCACAGTTGGTCGAGCCGTCCCAATCGCCACCGAGGGCCAAGCACTCGTCGGAGGTGTTGTCCGCGCAGGACAGACCGCCGTCATAGCAGCAACGACCGATCGGGCAGCTGGTCGCCGGGGCACAATCGACCCACAGGCGGTAGTTGGACGGGGAGTCGAACGTCGTGCAGAGG contains:
- the phoU gene encoding phosphate signaling complex protein PhoU yields the protein MPAHLRRDLDRLKRKILSFGAAVEENAQLAMASLRNIDSTLAQRVIDRDEDINREEVEIEDECLKILALHQPVAVDLRYVITVLKINSDLERIADFSVNVAKRARTLAQQPPVPLPKELNSIAEKSISMVKAALDSLVEQDVSRARAVCIADDSVDELQRLLYDVILAEIKKSPEFAAQWLQLFSTVRYFERIGDLATNIAEDVIYLVEGEVVRHKDLGT
- a CDS encoding proprotein convertase P-domain-containing protein encodes the protein MLAATTTVVFCGTASTVTWCSAAGNSYLVLVTSFGTTGNSGNYALTISDDGIPCTGAIECTPLGRCCYLDGGVVACVENLQAECTLLGGSWNDALDCTTPCPTLGRCCYTGGSFCDVQCVDQVFQTECTTLGGTWTDGGTCAEACPSTYCTCNCVGQENVYSTIAADATTYPIVDNASVSVTINVTATNPVTDLNVRLDLLHTFDGDLIITLTSPLGTIDTLSNRRGSSLENYLCTVFDDEAATAIGAGTAPFTGSYIPEQLLSAFDGENPVGNWILTVSDNASLDQGYIVGVCLELEAPPAPCDPIVDLRVYITTVGSQPDHVQLHFTAPQDEDYIVYSTTNPGNDGNPDSGADADFTIEATLPGLLAGPNIWNAPAGFVGLPPVGAPKFYVVVADCPAQP